A genomic window from Alkalihalobacillus sp. AL-G includes:
- a CDS encoding glycosyltransferase, giving the protein MRKLNVLFITKYMRSFIEKSTFYLGEELQELCNLMYWYEDGNLPDIIHQVPVRPDFILFNDQKPDYCPWIRHVDKVTIPKGTLVHDLHYRIPRRKKMYQIDQIEHLFVQYRDAFLKWYPEYKDQMIWLPHHVPQNIFKEYKQPKQINLLMVGILLEYVYPLRVAMHNRFRNEPGFMYVQHPGYRNIPENRKSIPTGVSYAKILNQSKVFLTCDSIYQFPLLKYFEAAACGTLLLAPGSEELRELGFIDGETFVDVNEKTFYDKALYFLQHAEERERIAKKAKQMIQQRHTTKIRAKQLLTYIEQIVSKDKGERHV; this is encoded by the coding sequence TTGAGGAAGTTAAATGTTTTGTTCATTACAAAATACATGCGATCATTTATTGAAAAGAGCACATTTTATCTCGGAGAAGAATTACAAGAGTTATGTAATCTGATGTACTGGTATGAAGATGGCAATTTGCCTGATATCATTCATCAGGTTCCTGTACGGCCTGATTTTATTCTTTTTAATGATCAAAAACCGGATTATTGTCCATGGATACGCCATGTTGATAAAGTAACAATACCAAAAGGAACCCTCGTGCATGACCTTCATTATCGAATCCCGAGACGAAAAAAAATGTATCAAATAGATCAAATCGAGCATCTCTTCGTTCAATACCGTGATGCATTTTTGAAATGGTATCCGGAGTACAAAGATCAGATGATCTGGTTACCGCATCATGTGCCGCAGAACATTTTCAAGGAATATAAACAACCAAAACAAATTAACCTGCTAATGGTTGGGATCTTATTAGAGTATGTTTATCCATTAAGAGTGGCAATGCATAATCGGTTTCGTAACGAACCTGGATTTATGTATGTTCAGCACCCTGGTTATCGAAATATCCCCGAGAATAGAAAAAGTATTCCGACAGGTGTATCTTATGCAAAAATACTTAACCAATCGAAAGTTTTTTTGACATGCGATTCGATATACCAATTTCCACTATTAAAATATTTTGAAGCTGCAGCTTGTGGAACATTGCTACTTGCACCAGGATCGGAAGAGTTAAGAGAACTAGGTTTTATTGATGGGGAAACATTTGTAGACGTCAATGAAAAAACATTTTATGATAAAGCGTTGTATTTCCTACAACATGCCGAAGAACGTGAGCGTATTGCAAAAAAGGCTAAACAAATGATCCAACAAAGGCATACAACCAAAATTAGAGCAAAGCAACTTTTAACTTATATTGAACAGATTGTTTCTAAAGATAAAGGTGAAAGACATGTTTAA